Proteins from a genomic interval of Equus quagga isolate Etosha38 chromosome 13, UCLA_HA_Equagga_1.0, whole genome shotgun sequence:
- the DLL3 gene encoding delta-like protein 3, translating into MGSPRMPQLLSQMVILALIFLPQARPAGVFELQILSFGPGPGPGTPRSPCGSRGPCRLFFRVCLKPGVSEEAAESPCALGAALSARGPVYTEQPGAPAPDLLLPDGLMRVPFRDAWPGTFSLIIETWREELGEQIGGPAWSLLARVAGRRRLAAGGPWARDVQRAGAWELRFSYRARCEPPAVGAACARLCRPRSAPSRCGPGLRPCAPAEEDCEAAPACRAGCSSEHGFCEQPGECRCLEGWTGPLCTVPVSTSSCLSPRGPSSATPGCLVPGPGPGPCDGNPCANGGSCSETPGSFECACPRGFYGLRCEVSGVTCADGPCFNGGLCVGGADPDSAYICHCPPGFQGSNCEKRVDRCSLQPCRNGGLCLDLGHALRCRCRAGFAGPRCEHDLDDCAGRACANGGTCLEGGGARRCSCALGFGGRDCRERADPCAARPCAHGGRCYAHFSGLVCACAPGYMGARCEVPVRSDGAPHGAGALPAAPPGPRPGDPQRFLWPPALGLLGAAGLAGAVLLLVHVRRRGPGRDTGSRLLAGTPEPSVHALPDALNNLRTQEGSGDGPSPSADWNRPEDGDSRAIYVISAPSVYAREA; encoded by the exons ATGGGCTCCCCGCGGATGCCCCAGCTCCTGTCCCAGATGGTGATTCTGGCGcttattttccttccccag GCAAGGCCGGCCGGCGTCTTCGAGCTGCAGATCCTCTCCTTCGGGCCGGGCCCAGGCCCGGGGACCCCGCGGTCCCCCTGCGGCTCCCGGGGCCCCTGCCGCCTCTTCTTTAGGGTCTGTTTGAAGCCAGGAGTCTCCGAGGAGGCCGCTGAGTCTCCGTGCGCCCTGGGCGCGGCGCTGAGCGCGCGCGGACCCGTCTACACCGAGCAGCCCGGAGCGCCGGCGCCTGACCTGCTGCTGCCCGACGGCCTCATGCGCGTGCCCTTCCGGGACGCCTGGCCG GGCACCTTCTCTCTCATCATCGAAACCTGGAGAGAAGAGTTAGGAGAACAGATCGGAG GGCCCGCCTGGAGCCTGCTGGCGCGCGTGGCCGGCCGGCGCCGCCTGGCGGCCGGGGGCCCGTGGGCCCGGGACGTGCAGCGCGCAGGCGCCTGGGAGCTGCGCTTCTCGTACCGCGCGCGCTGCGAGCCGCCCGCCGTCGGCGCCGCGTGCGCGCGCCTCTGCCGCCCTCGCAGCGCCCCCTCGCGGTGCGGCCCGGGACTGCGGCCCTGCGCGCCGGCCGAGGAGGACTGCGAGGCCGCGC CGGCCTGTCGAGCCGGCTGCAGCTCCGAGCACGGCTTCTGTGAGCAGCCCGGTGAATGTCGCTGCCTGGAGGGCTGGACTGGGCCCCTCTGCACCGTCCCTGTCTCCACCAGCAGCTGCCTCAGCCCCAGGGGCCCATCCTCTGCCACCCCTGGATGCCTCgtccctgggcctgggcctgggccctgtGATGGGAACCCGTGTGCCAACGGGGGCAGCTGCAGT GAGACCCCGGGGTCCTTCGAGTGCGCCTGTCCCCGTGGCTTCTACGGGCTGCGGTGCGAGGTGAGCGGGGTGACGTGCGCGGACGGACCTTGCTTCAATGGCGGCTTGTGTGTGGGCGGCGCAGACCCCGACTCCGCCTACATCTGCCACTGCCCGCCCGGGTTCCAGGGCTCCAACTGCGAGAAGAGGGTGGACCGCTGCAGCCTGCAGCCGTGCCGGAACG GCGGGCTCTGCCTGGACCTGGGCCACGCCCTGCGCTGCCGCTGCCGCGCCGGCTTCGCGGGGCCGCGCTGCGAGCACGACCTGGACGACTGCGCCGGCCGCGCCTGCGCCAACGGCGGCACGTGCCTGGAGGGCGGCGGCGCGCGCCGCTGCTCCTGCGCGCTGGGCTTCGGCGGCCGCGACTGCCGCGAGCGCGCCGACCCGTGCGCCGCGCGCCCCTGCGCCCACGGCGGCCGCTGCTACGCCCACTTCTCCGGCCTCGTCTGCGCCTGCGCGCCCGGCTACATGGGCGCGCGCTGCGAGGTCCCCGTGCGCTCCGACGGCGCGCCCCACGGCGCAGGCGCGCTGCCCGCGGCCCCGCCCGGCCCGAGGCCCGGGGATCCGCAGCGCTTCCTTTGGCCGCCGGCTTTGGGACTGCTGGGGGCCGCGGGCTTGGCCGGCGCTGTGCTCTTGCTGGTCCACGTGCGACGCCGTGGCCCTGGCCGGGATACTGGGTCTCGCTTGCTGGCGGGGACCCCGGAGCCGTCGGTCCACGCGCTCCCTGACGCGCTCAACAACCTGAGGACGCAGGAGGGTTCCGGGGACGGCCCCAG CCCGTCCGCAGATTGGAATCGCCCTGAGGATGGAGACTCTCGTGCGATCTACGTCATATCTGCTCCTTCCGTCTATGCTCGGGAG GCCTGA
- the TIMM50 gene encoding mitochondrial import inner membrane translocase subunit TIM50 isoform X2, with product MAASAALLLRLRSGLRLGARGLCARLATPPPRASDQAAEIGSRAGTKAQAQGPQQQRGTEGPSYAKKVALWLAGLLGAGGTVSVVYIFGNNSVDETGAKIPDEFDNDPILVQQLRRTYKYFKDYRQMIIEPTSPCLLPDPLREPYYQPPYTLVLELTGVLLHPEWSLATGWRFKKRPGIETLFQQLAPLYEIVIFTSETGMTAFPLIDSVDPHGFISYRLFRDATRYMDGHHVKDISCLNRDPARVVVVDCKKEAFRLQPYNGVALRPWDGNSDDRVLLDLSAFLKTIALNSVEDVRTVLEHYALEDDPLEAFKQRQSRLEQEEQQRLAELSKSSKQNLFFGSLTSRLWPRSKQP from the exons ATGGCGGCCTCGGCGGCGCTGCTCCTGCGCTTGCGAAGCGGGCTCCGGCTCGGCGCGCGGGGACTGTGCGCGAGGCTGGCGACGCCGCCTCCCCGGGCCTCGGACCAG GCAGCAGAAATCGGGAGCCGAGCTGGCACAaaggcccaggcccaggggccACAGCAGCAGCGGGGCACGGAGGGTCCCAGCTACGCCAAGAAAGTTGCCCTCTGGCTTGCTGGGCTGCTCGGTGCCGGTGGAACCGTGAGCGTCGTCTATATCTTTG GAAACAACTCTGTGGATGAAACTGGTGCCAAG atTCCCGATGAATTCGACAATG ATCCAATCCTGGTACAGCAGTTGCGCCGGACATACAAATATTTCAAAGATTATAGACAG ATGATCATCGAGCCCACCAGCCCCTGCCTTCTCCCAGACCCGCTGCGGGAGCCCTACTACCAGCCGCCCTACACCCTGGTCTTGGAGCTCACTGGCGTCCTCCTGCACCCTGAGTGGTCG CTGGCCACGGGCTGGAGGTTTAAGAAGCGTCCGGGCATTGAGACCTTATTCCAGCAGCTGGCCCCTTTGTATGAAATCGTCATCTTCACGTCGGAGACTGGCATG ACTGCGTTTCCACTCATCGACAGCGTGGACCCCCACGGCTTCATCTCCTACCGCCTGTTCCGGGACGCCACAAGATACATGGATGGGCACCATGTTAAG GACATTTCCTGTCTGAATCGGGACCCGGCCCGTGTGGTAGTCGTGGACTGCAAGAAGGAAGCCTTCCGCCTGCAGCCCTACAATGGTGTCGCCCTGCGGCCCTGGGACGGGAACTCCGATGACCGTGTCTTGTTGGACCTGTCTGCCTTCCTCAAGA CCATTGCCCTGAACAGCGTGGAGGATGTGCGGACGGTGCTGGAGCACTACGCGCTGGAGGACGACCCGCTGGAGGCTTTCAAACAGCGGCAAAGCCGGCTGGAACAG gaggagcagcagcGCCTGGCTGAGCTCTCCAAATCCAGCAAGCAGAACCTCTTCTTCGGCTCTCTCACCAGCCGCCTGTGGCCTCGATCCAAACAGCCCTGA
- the TIMM50 gene encoding mitochondrial import inner membrane translocase subunit TIM50 isoform X1, giving the protein MAASAALLLRLRSGLRLGARGLCARLATPPPRASDQPTLSRLQAAEIGSRAGTKAQAQGPQQQRGTEGPSYAKKVALWLAGLLGAGGTVSVVYIFGNNSVDETGAKIPDEFDNDPILVQQLRRTYKYFKDYRQMIIEPTSPCLLPDPLREPYYQPPYTLVLELTGVLLHPEWSLATGWRFKKRPGIETLFQQLAPLYEIVIFTSETGMTAFPLIDSVDPHGFISYRLFRDATRYMDGHHVKDISCLNRDPARVVVVDCKKEAFRLQPYNGVALRPWDGNSDDRVLLDLSAFLKTIALNSVEDVRTVLEHYALEDDPLEAFKQRQSRLEQEEQQRLAELSKSSKQNLFFGSLTSRLWPRSKQP; this is encoded by the exons ATGGCGGCCTCGGCGGCGCTGCTCCTGCGCTTGCGAAGCGGGCTCCGGCTCGGCGCGCGGGGACTGTGCGCGAGGCTGGCGACGCCGCCTCCCCGGGCCTCGGACCAG CCTACCCTCTCTCGATTGCAGGCAGCAGAAATCGGGAGCCGAGCTGGCACAaaggcccaggcccaggggccACAGCAGCAGCGGGGCACGGAGGGTCCCAGCTACGCCAAGAAAGTTGCCCTCTGGCTTGCTGGGCTGCTCGGTGCCGGTGGAACCGTGAGCGTCGTCTATATCTTTG GAAACAACTCTGTGGATGAAACTGGTGCCAAG atTCCCGATGAATTCGACAATG ATCCAATCCTGGTACAGCAGTTGCGCCGGACATACAAATATTTCAAAGATTATAGACAG ATGATCATCGAGCCCACCAGCCCCTGCCTTCTCCCAGACCCGCTGCGGGAGCCCTACTACCAGCCGCCCTACACCCTGGTCTTGGAGCTCACTGGCGTCCTCCTGCACCCTGAGTGGTCG CTGGCCACGGGCTGGAGGTTTAAGAAGCGTCCGGGCATTGAGACCTTATTCCAGCAGCTGGCCCCTTTGTATGAAATCGTCATCTTCACGTCGGAGACTGGCATG ACTGCGTTTCCACTCATCGACAGCGTGGACCCCCACGGCTTCATCTCCTACCGCCTGTTCCGGGACGCCACAAGATACATGGATGGGCACCATGTTAAG GACATTTCCTGTCTGAATCGGGACCCGGCCCGTGTGGTAGTCGTGGACTGCAAGAAGGAAGCCTTCCGCCTGCAGCCCTACAATGGTGTCGCCCTGCGGCCCTGGGACGGGAACTCCGATGACCGTGTCTTGTTGGACCTGTCTGCCTTCCTCAAGA CCATTGCCCTGAACAGCGTGGAGGATGTGCGGACGGTGCTGGAGCACTACGCGCTGGAGGACGACCCGCTGGAGGCTTTCAAACAGCGGCAAAGCCGGCTGGAACAG gaggagcagcagcGCCTGGCTGAGCTCTCCAAATCCAGCAAGCAGAACCTCTTCTTCGGCTCTCTCACCAGCCGCCTGTGGCCTCGATCCAAACAGCCCTGA
- the SUPT5H gene encoding transcription elongation factor SPT5 isoform X1 — translation MSDSDDSNFSEEEDSERSSDGEEAEVEEERRSAAGSEKEEEPEEEEEEEEEEEYDEEEEEEDDDRPPKKPRHGGFILDEADVDDEYEDEDQWEDGAEDILEKEEIEASNIDNVVLDEDRSGARRLQNLWRDQREEELGEYYMKKYAKSSVGETVYGGSDELSDDITQQQLLPGVKDPNLWTVKCKIGEERATAISLMRKFIAYQFTDTPLQIKSVVAPEHVKGYIYVEAYKQTHVKQAIEGVGNLRLGYWNQQMVPIKEMTDVLKVVKEVANLKPKSWVRLKRGIYKDDIAQVDYVEPSQNTISLKMIPRIDYDRIKARMSLKDWFAKRKKFKRPPQRLFDAEKIRSLGGDVASDGDFLIFEGNRYSRKGFLFKSFAMSAVITEGVKPTLSELEKFEDQPEGIDLEVVTESTGKEREHNFQPGDNVEVCEGELINLQGKILSVDGNKITIMPKHEDLKDMLEFPAQELRKYFKMGDHVKVIAGRFEGDTGLIVRVEENFVILFSDLTMHELKVLPRDLQLCSETASGVDVGGQHEWGELVQLDPQTVGVIVRLERETFQVLNMYGKVVTVRHQAVTRKKDNRFAVALDSEQNNIHVKDIVKVIDGPHSGREGEIRHLFRSFAFLHCKKLVENGGMFVCKTRHLVLAGGSKPRDVTNFTVGGFAPMSPRISSPMHPSTGGQRGGFGSPGGGSGGMSRGRGRRDNELIGQTVRISQGPYKGYIGVVKDATESTARVELHSTCQTISVDRQRLTTVGSRRPGGMTSTYGRTPMYGSQTPMYGSGSRTPMYGSQTPLQDGSRTPHYGSQTPLHDGSRTPAQSGAWDPNNPNTPSRAEEEYEYAFDDEPTPSPQAYGGTPNPQTPGYPDPSSPQVNPQYNPQTPGTPAMYNTDQFSPYAAPSPQGSYQPSPSPQSYHQVAPSPAGYQNTHSPASYHPTPSPMAYQASPSPSPVGYSPMTPGAPSPGGYNPHTPGSGIEQNSSDWVTTDIQVKVRDTYLDTQVVGQTGVIRSVTGGMCSVYLKDSEKVVSISSEHLEPITPTKNNKVKVILGEDREATGVLLSIDGEDGIVRMDLDEQLKILNLRFLGKLLEA, via the exons ATGTGGATGATGAGTATGAGGATGAGGACCAGTGGGAAGACGGAGCAGAGGACATCCTAGAGAAAG AAGAGATTGAAG CCTCCAATATCGATAATGTTGTCCTGGACGAAGACCGTTCTGGGGCTCGCCGCCTGCAAAACCTCTGGAG GGACCAGCGAGAAGAAGAACTGGGCGAGTATTACATGAAGAAATACGCCAAGTCATCTGTGGGAGAGAC gGTGTATGGAGGATCTGATGAGCTCTCGGATGACATCAcccagcagcagctgctcccAGGAGTCAA AGATCCCAATCTGTGGACTGTCAAATGTAAG ATCGGGGAAGAGAGGGCCACAGCCATTTCCTTGATGCGCAAGTTCATTGCCTACCAGTTCACGGACACG cccctgcagatCAAGTCGGTCGTGGCCCCCGAGCATGTGAAGGGCTATATCTACGTGGAGGCCTACAAGCAGACCCACGTGAAGCAGGCCATCGAGGGCGTGGGCAACCTACGGCTCGGCTACTGGAACCAGCAGATGGTGCCCATCAAGGAGATGACGGACGTGCTCAAAGTGGTGAAGGAGGTGGCCAACCTGAAGCCCAAGTCCTGGGTCCGCCTCAAGCGGGGCATCTATAAGGACGACATCGCCCAG GTGGATTACGTGGAGCCCAGCCAGAACACCATCTCCCTGAAGATGATCCCGCGCATTGACTACGACCGCATCAAGGCCCGCATGAGCTTG AAAGACTGGTTTGCCAAAAGGAAGAAGTTTAAGCGGCCTCCGCAGAGGCTCTTTGATGCCGAGAAGATCAG GTCCCTGGGGGGCGATGTTGCCTCTGATGGTGACTTCCTCATCTTCGAGGGGAACCGTTACAGCCGGAAGGGCTTTTTGTTCAAGAGCTTTGCCATGTCTGCTGTG ATCACAGAGGGTGTGAAGCCCACACTCTCGGAGCTGGAGAAGTTTGAGGACCAGCCGGAAGGCATTGACCTGGAGGTGGTGACTGAGAGCACAG GGAAGGAGCGGGAGCACAACTTCCAACCTGGGGACAACGTGGAGGTGTGTGAGGGCGAGCTCATCAACCTGCAGGGCAAGATCCTCAGCGTGGACGGCAACAAGATCACCATCATGCCCAAGCACGAGGACCTCAAG GACATGCTGGAGTTCCCGGCCCAGGAGCTTCGGAAGTACTTCAAGATGGGGGACCACGTGAAAGTGATTGCTGGCCGCTTCGAGGGCGACACGGGCCTCATCGTGCGGGTGGAGGAGAACTTCGTCATCCTCTTCTCCGACCTCACCATGCATGAG CTGAAGGTGCTCCCCCGGGACCTGCAGCTCTGCTCGGAGACGGCGTCAGGCGTGGATGTCGGGGGCCAGCACGAATGGGGGGAGCTGGTGCAGCTGGACCCCCAGACCGTGGGCGTTATCGTGCGGCTGGAGCGGGAGACCTTCCAG GTGCTGAATATGTACGGGAAGGTGGTGACGGTCAGGCACCAGGCCGTGACCCGGAAGAAGGACAACCGCTTTGCTGTGGCCCTGGACTCCGAGCAGAACAACATCCACGTGAAAGACATCGTCAAGGTCATTGACGGCCCCCACTCA GGCCGGGAGGGCGAGATTCGCCACCTCTTCCGCAGCTTCGCCTTCCTGCACTGCAAGAAACTGGTGGAGAATGGGGGCATGTTTGTCTGCAAGACCCGCCACCTGGTGCTGGCGGGGGGCTCGAAG ccccgagATGTGACCAACTTCACCGTGGGTGGCTTTGCCCCCATGAGCCCCCGGATCAGCAGCCCCATGCACCCGAGTACTGGAG GTCAGCGCGgcggctttggcagcccaggtggtggcagtggtggcatGAGCAGGGGCCGGGGGCGGAGAGACAACGAGCTCATCGGCCAGACTGTGCGCATCTCCCAGGGGCCCTACAAAG GCTACATTGGCGTGGTGAAGGATGCTACTGAGTCCACAGCCCGAGTGGAGCTGCACTCCACCTGCCAGACCATCTCTGTGGACCGTCAGCGGCTCACCACGGT GGGCTCACGGCGCCCGGGTGGCATGACCTCTACCTATGGGCGGACGCCCATGTACGGCTCCCAGACGCCCATGTACGGCTCCGGCTCCCGCACACCCATGTACGGCTCTCAGACACCTCTCCAGGATG GCAGCCGCACCCCGCATTACGGCTCGCAGACGCCCCTGCATGACGGCAGCCGCACGCCTGCCCAGAGTGGGGCCTGGGACCCCAACAACCCTAACACGCCGTCACG GGCTGAGGAAGAGTATGAATACGCCTTCGATGACGagcccaccccatccccacagGCCTACGGGGgcacccccaacccccagacaCCTGGCTACCCAGACCCCTCGTCCCCACAGGTCAACCCCCAGTACAACCCGCAGACACCAGGGACGCCAGCCAT GTACAATACAGACCAGTTCTCCCCCTATGCCGCCCCCTCCCCGCAAGGCTCCtaccagcccagccccagcccccagagctACCACCAGGTGGCGCCAAGCCCAGCAGGCTACCAGAACACCCACTCTCCAGCCAGCTACCACCCCACGCCCTCGCCCATGGCCTATCAG gccagccccagcccgaGCCCTGTTGGCTACAGTCCGATGACACCCGGAGCTCCCTCCCCTGGTGGCTACAACCCGCACACACCGGGCTCAGGCATTGAGCAGAACTCCAGCGACTGGGTCACCACTGACATCCAGGTGAAGGTGCGGGACACCTACCTGGATACGCAGGTGGTGGGGCAGACAGGCGTCATCCGCAGCGTGACG GGAGGCATGTGTTCCGTGTACCTGAAGGACAGTGAGAAGGTGGTCAGCATCTCCAGCGAGCACCTGGAGCCCATCACCCCCACCAAGAACAACAAG GTGAAGGTGATCCTGGGTGAGGATCGGGAAGCCACAGGTGTCCTGCTGAGCATCGATGGCGAGGACGGCATCGTCCGCATGGACCTTGACGAACAGCTCAAGATCCTCAACCTCCGCTTCCTGGGGAAGCTCCTGGAGGCCTGA
- the SUPT5H gene encoding transcription elongation factor SPT5 isoform X2: MSDSDDSNFSEEEDSERSSDGEEAEVEEERRSAAGSEKEEEPEEEEEEEEEEEYDEEEEEEDDDRPPKKPRHGGFILDEADVDDEYEDEDQWEDGAEDILEKASNIDNVVLDEDRSGARRLQNLWRDQREEELGEYYMKKYAKSSVGETVYGGSDELSDDITQQQLLPGVKDPNLWTVKCKIGEERATAISLMRKFIAYQFTDTPLQIKSVVAPEHVKGYIYVEAYKQTHVKQAIEGVGNLRLGYWNQQMVPIKEMTDVLKVVKEVANLKPKSWVRLKRGIYKDDIAQVDYVEPSQNTISLKMIPRIDYDRIKARMSLKDWFAKRKKFKRPPQRLFDAEKIRSLGGDVASDGDFLIFEGNRYSRKGFLFKSFAMSAVITEGVKPTLSELEKFEDQPEGIDLEVVTESTGKEREHNFQPGDNVEVCEGELINLQGKILSVDGNKITIMPKHEDLKDMLEFPAQELRKYFKMGDHVKVIAGRFEGDTGLIVRVEENFVILFSDLTMHELKVLPRDLQLCSETASGVDVGGQHEWGELVQLDPQTVGVIVRLERETFQVLNMYGKVVTVRHQAVTRKKDNRFAVALDSEQNNIHVKDIVKVIDGPHSGREGEIRHLFRSFAFLHCKKLVENGGMFVCKTRHLVLAGGSKPRDVTNFTVGGFAPMSPRISSPMHPSTGGQRGGFGSPGGGSGGMSRGRGRRDNELIGQTVRISQGPYKGYIGVVKDATESTARVELHSTCQTISVDRQRLTTVGSRRPGGMTSTYGRTPMYGSQTPMYGSGSRTPMYGSQTPLQDGSRTPHYGSQTPLHDGSRTPAQSGAWDPNNPNTPSRAEEEYEYAFDDEPTPSPQAYGGTPNPQTPGYPDPSSPQVNPQYNPQTPGTPAMYNTDQFSPYAAPSPQGSYQPSPSPQSYHQVAPSPAGYQNTHSPASYHPTPSPMAYQASPSPSPVGYSPMTPGAPSPGGYNPHTPGSGIEQNSSDWVTTDIQVKVRDTYLDTQVVGQTGVIRSVTGGMCSVYLKDSEKVVSISSEHLEPITPTKNNKVKVILGEDREATGVLLSIDGEDGIVRMDLDEQLKILNLRFLGKLLEA, encoded by the exons ATGTGGATGATGAGTATGAGGATGAGGACCAGTGGGAAGACGGAGCAGAGGACATCCTAGAGAAAG CCTCCAATATCGATAATGTTGTCCTGGACGAAGACCGTTCTGGGGCTCGCCGCCTGCAAAACCTCTGGAG GGACCAGCGAGAAGAAGAACTGGGCGAGTATTACATGAAGAAATACGCCAAGTCATCTGTGGGAGAGAC gGTGTATGGAGGATCTGATGAGCTCTCGGATGACATCAcccagcagcagctgctcccAGGAGTCAA AGATCCCAATCTGTGGACTGTCAAATGTAAG ATCGGGGAAGAGAGGGCCACAGCCATTTCCTTGATGCGCAAGTTCATTGCCTACCAGTTCACGGACACG cccctgcagatCAAGTCGGTCGTGGCCCCCGAGCATGTGAAGGGCTATATCTACGTGGAGGCCTACAAGCAGACCCACGTGAAGCAGGCCATCGAGGGCGTGGGCAACCTACGGCTCGGCTACTGGAACCAGCAGATGGTGCCCATCAAGGAGATGACGGACGTGCTCAAAGTGGTGAAGGAGGTGGCCAACCTGAAGCCCAAGTCCTGGGTCCGCCTCAAGCGGGGCATCTATAAGGACGACATCGCCCAG GTGGATTACGTGGAGCCCAGCCAGAACACCATCTCCCTGAAGATGATCCCGCGCATTGACTACGACCGCATCAAGGCCCGCATGAGCTTG AAAGACTGGTTTGCCAAAAGGAAGAAGTTTAAGCGGCCTCCGCAGAGGCTCTTTGATGCCGAGAAGATCAG GTCCCTGGGGGGCGATGTTGCCTCTGATGGTGACTTCCTCATCTTCGAGGGGAACCGTTACAGCCGGAAGGGCTTTTTGTTCAAGAGCTTTGCCATGTCTGCTGTG ATCACAGAGGGTGTGAAGCCCACACTCTCGGAGCTGGAGAAGTTTGAGGACCAGCCGGAAGGCATTGACCTGGAGGTGGTGACTGAGAGCACAG GGAAGGAGCGGGAGCACAACTTCCAACCTGGGGACAACGTGGAGGTGTGTGAGGGCGAGCTCATCAACCTGCAGGGCAAGATCCTCAGCGTGGACGGCAACAAGATCACCATCATGCCCAAGCACGAGGACCTCAAG GACATGCTGGAGTTCCCGGCCCAGGAGCTTCGGAAGTACTTCAAGATGGGGGACCACGTGAAAGTGATTGCTGGCCGCTTCGAGGGCGACACGGGCCTCATCGTGCGGGTGGAGGAGAACTTCGTCATCCTCTTCTCCGACCTCACCATGCATGAG CTGAAGGTGCTCCCCCGGGACCTGCAGCTCTGCTCGGAGACGGCGTCAGGCGTGGATGTCGGGGGCCAGCACGAATGGGGGGAGCTGGTGCAGCTGGACCCCCAGACCGTGGGCGTTATCGTGCGGCTGGAGCGGGAGACCTTCCAG GTGCTGAATATGTACGGGAAGGTGGTGACGGTCAGGCACCAGGCCGTGACCCGGAAGAAGGACAACCGCTTTGCTGTGGCCCTGGACTCCGAGCAGAACAACATCCACGTGAAAGACATCGTCAAGGTCATTGACGGCCCCCACTCA GGCCGGGAGGGCGAGATTCGCCACCTCTTCCGCAGCTTCGCCTTCCTGCACTGCAAGAAACTGGTGGAGAATGGGGGCATGTTTGTCTGCAAGACCCGCCACCTGGTGCTGGCGGGGGGCTCGAAG ccccgagATGTGACCAACTTCACCGTGGGTGGCTTTGCCCCCATGAGCCCCCGGATCAGCAGCCCCATGCACCCGAGTACTGGAG GTCAGCGCGgcggctttggcagcccaggtggtggcagtggtggcatGAGCAGGGGCCGGGGGCGGAGAGACAACGAGCTCATCGGCCAGACTGTGCGCATCTCCCAGGGGCCCTACAAAG GCTACATTGGCGTGGTGAAGGATGCTACTGAGTCCACAGCCCGAGTGGAGCTGCACTCCACCTGCCAGACCATCTCTGTGGACCGTCAGCGGCTCACCACGGT GGGCTCACGGCGCCCGGGTGGCATGACCTCTACCTATGGGCGGACGCCCATGTACGGCTCCCAGACGCCCATGTACGGCTCCGGCTCCCGCACACCCATGTACGGCTCTCAGACACCTCTCCAGGATG GCAGCCGCACCCCGCATTACGGCTCGCAGACGCCCCTGCATGACGGCAGCCGCACGCCTGCCCAGAGTGGGGCCTGGGACCCCAACAACCCTAACACGCCGTCACG GGCTGAGGAAGAGTATGAATACGCCTTCGATGACGagcccaccccatccccacagGCCTACGGGGgcacccccaacccccagacaCCTGGCTACCCAGACCCCTCGTCCCCACAGGTCAACCCCCAGTACAACCCGCAGACACCAGGGACGCCAGCCAT GTACAATACAGACCAGTTCTCCCCCTATGCCGCCCCCTCCCCGCAAGGCTCCtaccagcccagccccagcccccagagctACCACCAGGTGGCGCCAAGCCCAGCAGGCTACCAGAACACCCACTCTCCAGCCAGCTACCACCCCACGCCCTCGCCCATGGCCTATCAG gccagccccagcccgaGCCCTGTTGGCTACAGTCCGATGACACCCGGAGCTCCCTCCCCTGGTGGCTACAACCCGCACACACCGGGCTCAGGCATTGAGCAGAACTCCAGCGACTGGGTCACCACTGACATCCAGGTGAAGGTGCGGGACACCTACCTGGATACGCAGGTGGTGGGGCAGACAGGCGTCATCCGCAGCGTGACG GGAGGCATGTGTTCCGTGTACCTGAAGGACAGTGAGAAGGTGGTCAGCATCTCCAGCGAGCACCTGGAGCCCATCACCCCCACCAAGAACAACAAG GTGAAGGTGATCCTGGGTGAGGATCGGGAAGCCACAGGTGTCCTGCTGAGCATCGATGGCGAGGACGGCATCGTCCGCATGGACCTTGACGAACAGCTCAAGATCCTCAACCTCCGCTTCCTGGGGAAGCTCCTGGAGGCCTGA